From a single Nocardioides sp. dk884 genomic region:
- a CDS encoding response regulator transcription factor: MEDDEDIRSLIEFTLSTQGFAVTAVGSGIEGVEHAREHDPDLVTLDLGLPGIDGIETCRRIREFSDAYVVMITARDEQIDRLIGLETGADDFISKPFDVHELKARVNAMFRRPRRGPEPAATVAPVNGTGHEVLEHGPLRVDVDGRRAFRDGQELSLTRTEFDLLTELMRTPARVWTREALLRSVWDTEWASDTHLVEVHIGNLRRKLGEDKATKFVRTVRGVGYRMESPV, translated from the coding sequence GTGGAGGACGACGAGGACATTCGATCGCTGATCGAGTTCACGCTCTCCACCCAGGGGTTCGCGGTGACGGCAGTGGGGTCCGGGATCGAGGGCGTCGAGCACGCCCGCGAGCACGACCCGGACCTGGTCACCCTCGACCTGGGACTGCCCGGCATCGACGGCATCGAGACCTGCCGCCGCATCCGCGAGTTCAGCGACGCCTACGTCGTGATGATCACCGCCCGCGACGAGCAGATCGACCGGCTGATCGGCCTGGAGACCGGCGCCGACGACTTCATCTCCAAGCCCTTCGACGTCCACGAGCTCAAGGCGCGCGTCAACGCGATGTTCCGTCGGCCGCGCCGCGGCCCGGAGCCCGCCGCGACCGTCGCCCCGGTGAACGGCACCGGCCACGAGGTCCTCGAGCACGGACCGCTGCGCGTGGACGTCGACGGTCGTCGGGCGTTCCGTGACGGCCAGGAGCTCTCGCTGACCCGCACGGAGTTCGACCTGCTGACCGAGCTGATGCGCACGCCGGCCCGGGTCTGGACCCGCGAGGCGCTGCTGCGCTCGGTGTGGGACACCGAGTGGGCCTCCGACACCCACCTCGTCGAGGTCCACATCGGCAACCTGCGCCGCAAGCTCGGCGAGGACAAGGCCACGAAGTTCGTGCGCACCGTGCGCGGGGTCGGCTACCGCATGGAGTCCCCGGTCTGA
- a CDS encoding TasA family protein — MRKITRPARRATATKVIASVALLAGAASVAGMGTFGAFTDTTTADQTVATGKVEFVDLKAQISDPVAGMVPGDSIQRPLTLTRPADSVDFKTVTLTTTAAQSNLLTSDATKGLQLAIDACAVKWNVNAATKTMTCPTESVLPAPLAPGAVLGADRTLAGVAEALNAVGKESHLRVTLTLPETADNDFKSLSTTVKFDLTATQRDGKAI, encoded by the coding sequence ATGCGCAAGATCACCCGCCCCGCCCGCCGTGCCACTGCCACGAAGGTGATCGCATCGGTTGCTCTCCTCGCGGGTGCCGCGTCGGTCGCCGGTATGGGCACCTTCGGTGCCTTCACCGACACCACCACCGCCGACCAGACGGTCGCCACCGGCAAGGTCGAGTTCGTGGACCTCAAGGCCCAGATCAGTGACCCCGTGGCGGGCATGGTCCCCGGTGACTCCATCCAGCGCCCCCTCACCCTGACCCGCCCCGCGGACAGCGTCGACTTCAAGACGGTCACGCTCACCACCACCGCGGCCCAGTCCAACCTGCTCACCAGCGACGCGACCAAGGGTCTGCAGCTCGCCATCGACGCGTGCGCTGTCAAGTGGAACGTCAACGCTGCTACCAAGACCATGACCTGCCCCACGGAGTCTGTCCTGCCCGCGCCGCTGGCCCCGGGAGCGGTGCTCGGCGCGGACCGCACGCTCGCCGGAGTGGCCGAGGCGCTGAACGCGGTGGGCAAGGAGTCCCACCTTCGCGTGACCCTGACGCTCCCGGAGACCGCTGACAACGACTTCAAGAGCCTCAGCACCACCGTGAAGTTCGACCTCACCGCCACCCAGCGTGACGGCAAGGCGATCTGA
- a CDS encoding signal peptidase I, producing the protein MSTTAPVHPGSHRRTERPAATPSETENAGSLRRVIRGTFNALVTVILLIALVGFLFLAIGPHLLGYRTSTMLTGSMEPMIAPGDVIVIKEVPATELEVGDVVTYRIPVEDHRVETHRVVEVTKVDGSIAMRTKGDANKGADPWTAIIEGETVWVVDQVVPHIGKAIRVLHTPWVSKGVLWIAVGGMIALGFLQIWGRPDDESEVSEETDPDEDGAP; encoded by the coding sequence GTGAGCACGACCGCACCGGTCCACCCCGGCAGCCACCGCCGCACCGAGCGTCCCGCGGCCACGCCGTCCGAGACCGAGAACGCCGGCAGCCTCCGCCGGGTGATTCGCGGGACGTTCAACGCCCTGGTGACCGTGATCCTGCTGATCGCGCTGGTCGGGTTCCTGTTCCTCGCGATCGGTCCGCACCTGCTGGGCTACCGCACCTCCACCATGCTCACCGGCAGCATGGAGCCGATGATCGCCCCCGGCGACGTCATCGTGATCAAGGAGGTGCCGGCCACCGAGCTCGAGGTCGGGGACGTCGTCACCTACCGCATCCCGGTCGAGGACCACCGCGTCGAGACGCACCGCGTGGTCGAGGTGACCAAGGTCGACGGCAGCATCGCCATGCGCACCAAGGGTGACGCCAACAAGGGCGCCGACCCGTGGACCGCCATCATCGAGGGCGAGACGGTGTGGGTGGTCGACCAGGTGGTGCCCCACATCGGCAAGGCGATCCGTGTGCTGCACACCCCATGGGTCAGCAAGGGCGTGCTGTGGATCGCCGTGGGCGGCATGATCGCGCTCGGCTTCCTGCAGATCTGGGGTCGCCCCGACGACGAGTCCGAGGTCTCCGAGGAGACCGACCCTGACGAGGACGGCGCGCCGTGA
- a CDS encoding TasA family protein, producing the protein MSRSTGRHAAPRHSDRRTPARRPARKPSRHSTLTKLVASVALVAGSASVAGLGTFGAFTDTTTASQAVASGTVKLGADAASMNMPAAGLVPGDTVQRAITLTRGGGETFGSVKLSTTAGAQNKLVTDSTNGLQLTVEQCPTAWTASGNTWNCSVTPTSVIAKRAVIGTGLDLVAPLARLNSEQRSFLRITLTLPTEANNDFQGLNNTLTFTFDALQRAGQPK; encoded by the coding sequence ATGAGCCGCAGCACCGGGCGCCACGCCGCTCCTCGCCACAGCGACCGTCGTACGCCGGCCCGCCGGCCCGCACGCAAGCCGTCGCGCCACTCGACCTTGACCAAGCTGGTCGCCTCGGTGGCCTTGGTCGCCGGCTCCGCGTCGGTCGCGGGCCTGGGCACCTTCGGCGCCTTCACCGACACCACCACGGCCAGCCAGGCGGTCGCCTCCGGCACCGTCAAGCTCGGCGCCGACGCGGCCAGCATGAACATGCCGGCCGCCGGCCTGGTTCCCGGAGACACGGTGCAGCGTGCGATCACCCTCACCCGCGGTGGGGGCGAGACCTTCGGCTCGGTCAAGCTCAGCACCACCGCCGGTGCCCAGAACAAGCTCGTCACCGACTCGACCAACGGCCTCCAGCTGACCGTCGAGCAGTGCCCCACGGCATGGACGGCGTCGGGCAACACCTGGAACTGTTCGGTCACCCCGACGTCCGTGATCGCGAAGCGTGCCGTCATCGGCACCGGTCTCGACCTCGTCGCCCCCTTGGCGCGCCTCAACTCCGAGCAGCGGTCCTTCCTGCGGATCACCCTGACGCTGCCCACCGAGGCCAACAACGACTTCCAGGGCCTGAACAACACGCTCACCTTCACGTTCGACGCGCTCCAGCGCGCCGGCCAGCCGAAGTGA
- a CDS encoding TasA family protein, with product MSTTTRPGRRRTATKVVASVALLAGAASVAGLGTFGAFTDTTTADQSVATGTIDLNGPNPTLSEPVRGLVPGDWIERRVTLTRAANSEGFGSLTLTTGVSEVKGAVTDPTNGPLLVVDACSTPWVDKTGTAELICEGSRIDLVASRSALGRFDLKDALPALNDDAVATSYLRITLKLAETAGNEYKNASAKVKFTFDAVQRGGKAL from the coding sequence ATGAGCACGACCACCCGACCCGGCCGCCGTCGTACTGCGACCAAGGTCGTTGCCTCGGTCGCCCTCCTCGCGGGGGCCGCCTCCGTGGCCGGTCTCGGCACCTTCGGTGCCTTCACCGACACCACGACGGCCGACCAGTCGGTTGCGACCGGCACCATCGACCTCAACGGGCCGAACCCGACGCTCAGTGAGCCGGTCCGCGGTCTCGTCCCCGGGGACTGGATCGAGCGCCGTGTCACCCTGACCCGTGCTGCGAACAGTGAGGGATTCGGGTCTCTCACGCTGACCACTGGTGTGAGCGAGGTGAAGGGTGCGGTGACCGACCCGACCAACGGGCCCCTGCTCGTCGTCGACGCGTGCAGCACCCCGTGGGTCGACAAGACGGGCACCGCGGAGCTCATCTGCGAGGGAAGCAGGATCGACCTCGTCGCCAGCAGGTCGGCGCTCGGCAGGTTCGACCTTAAGGACGCGCTGCCCGCCCTGAACGACGACGCCGTCGCCACGTCGTACCTCCGGATCACCCTCAAGCTCGCGGAGACCGCCGGCAACGAGTACAAGAACGCCAGCGCCAAGGTGAAGTTCACCTTCGACGCCGTGCAGCGCGGCGGCAAGGCGCTCTGA